Within the Marixanthomonas sp. SCSIO 43207 genome, the region CCACAATGCTATGGATCGATGATAAAGTAACAGCAGCAGGATTAATAGAGTTTGTTATTCTGCCTTCAATTGTGTGTTTTGTTGTTCCGTTTTTTATTGCAAGCTATTTAAAACCTTTCAGAGGAATGATTGAAGTAGATTCTACAGAAGATTCAGAGGCAGTAAGACTATTAAGTAGTAAAACAATGTTATTTTTAGGATTGGCAATGATAGTATCGGTTCCGGTTTTTAAAACACTTACACATTTGCCGCCTTATGTAGGAATGATGCTTGCACTAGGTGTTGTGTGGCTAGTTTCAGAATACATTCATCCAGAAGAAGATTTTACCAGTGAACGTAGACATTTATATTCTGCTCATAAAGCCCTGTCACGAATTGAAATATCAAGTATCCTATTTTTCTTAGGAATTTTAATGGCAGTCGCCGGACTTGAATCTTTAGTTTATGGAGTAGTAGGAGGAGAAGAAGTAGGAACACTTCGTTATGCCGCAGAAAAACTAGATATGGCTATACCTAATCAAGATATTGTTGTGATTCTTCTAGGAATATTCTCTGCAATCATTGACAACGTACCGCTAGTTGCTGCATCTATGGGAATGTATGAATCTCCAACCGATTCAGTTTTATGGCATTTTATTGCCTACTCAGCCGGTACCGGTGGAAGTATGCTTATCATTGGTTCTGCTGCAGGTGTTGCTGCTATGGGAATGGAAAAAATTGATTTTATCTGGTATCTTAAGAAAATCACTTGGTTGGCCTTTATAGGATTCATTGTAGGTGCCGGAGTATTTTTATTATTTGAACGTGTGATATTTCATCACGCTTAACAATTTCTAAGACTATTTGTCGTTATTCAATAAAACTGTAAATAATTTATGCTAAACTTCTTAATTCAGGAAGGTACTGAAGAAACAACACAAGCTGTTGACCCTGAAACAACTGAAAAAACACTTTCTGTACTTGAACTTGTAATGAATGGAGGCTTGGGAGCCCAAATTATTATCGGTGTACTCTTCATTCTACTCTTTGTTGCTGTATACATATATTTTGAAAGGCTTTTTGCTATCAAAGCTGCTTCCAAAGTAAATAGCAACTTTATGAATCAAATACGTGACCATGTAGCAAGTGGCAACATTCAAGGGGCTAAGGTACTTTGTGCTCAACAAGATAGTCCTGTTTCAAGACTTACTGAAAAAGGAATTTCACGAATAGGGAGTCCGCTTGAAGACATTAACACCGCTATTGAAAATGCAGGGCGCTTAGAGGTATACAAACTAGAGAAAAACGTAAGTATACTAGCAACGATAGCCGGAGCTGCTCCTATGATTGGTTTCTTAGGAACTGTAATTGGTATGGTTTTGGCATTTCATCAATTGGCTACAAGTAGCGGTCAAGCAGAAATGGGTGCCTTGGCAGAAGGAATCTACACGGCTATGACAACAACTGTAGCAGGATTAATAGTTGGTATTATTGCGTATATGGGTTATAATCACTTAGTAGTACGTACCGATAAAGTGGTGCATCAAATGGAAGCTACTGCAGTTGACTTTTTAGACCTTTTAAATGAACCGGCATAATGAATTTGCGAGGAAGAAATAAAATAAGTCCCGAGTTTAGTATGAGCTCCATGACAGATATTGTATTTCTGTTATTGGTATTTTTCTTATTG harbors:
- a CDS encoding MotA/TolQ/ExbB proton channel family protein; protein product: MLNFLIQEGTEETTQAVDPETTEKTLSVLELVMNGGLGAQIIIGVLFILLFVAVYIYFERLFAIKAASKVNSNFMNQIRDHVASGNIQGAKVLCAQQDSPVSRLTEKGISRIGSPLEDINTAIENAGRLEVYKLEKNVSILATIAGAAPMIGFLGTVIGMVLAFHQLATSSGQAEMGALAEGIYTAMTTTVAGLIVGIIAYMGYNHLVVRTDKVVHQMEATAVDFLDLLNEPA
- the nhaD gene encoding sodium:proton antiporter NhaD, with the translated sequence MESIIILIFVIGYLAITLEHPLKLDKTVPALIMAALIWAVLAVGFHSGWFDIIDTHENAFNFLSGGEIAEEGFENTLLHHLGKTAEILIFLIGAMTIVEIIDLHRGFEILKGAVKTKSKRKLLWIIGILAFVLSAIIDNLTATIVLVTLLRKLIHKREDRLWYAALVVVAANAGGAWSPIGDVTTTMLWIDDKVTAAGLIEFVILPSIVCFVVPFFIASYLKPFRGMIEVDSTEDSEAVRLLSSKTMLFLGLAMIVSVPVFKTLTHLPPYVGMMLALGVVWLVSEYIHPEEDFTSERRHLYSAHKALSRIEISSILFFLGILMAVAGLESLVYGVVGGEEVGTLRYAAEKLDMAIPNQDIVVILLGIFSAIIDNVPLVAASMGMYESPTDSVLWHFIAYSAGTGGSMLIIGSAAGVAAMGMEKIDFIWYLKKITWLAFIGFIVGAGVFLLFERVIFHHA